A section of the Roseomonas marmotae genome encodes:
- a CDS encoding class II aldolase/adducin family protein, which translates to MAAVIEALSNSEAEAQEWELRRDMAAVFRVAAREGWNEQIGNHNSLMLPGDGPPRFLINPRGYLFQELKASDLIVCDLDGKVLQGSGELRKVAFHIHARIHVQNPEAKCVVHVHPRWLTALSLLRDAELHLSHHNNLLLNDRVVYDHEGDEPVHQNEEGDRIARLMCNKSVMVMRGHGVTVVGPTVHDAFDECFIAERTAMYQMTAMSTGLPMHTLPDRLRRNWHGAWGDKIDARLHLNAWRRVLDREEPDYAT; encoded by the coding sequence ATGGCCGCCGTGATCGAAGCCCTCAGCAACAGCGAGGCCGAGGCGCAGGAATGGGAATTGCGCCGTGATATGGCCGCGGTGTTCCGCGTCGCCGCACGGGAAGGCTGGAACGAGCAGATCGGCAACCATAATTCGCTGATGCTGCCGGGCGACGGACCGCCGCGCTTCCTGATCAACCCGCGCGGCTATCTGTTCCAGGAACTGAAAGCCAGCGACCTGATCGTTTGCGATCTGGATGGCAAGGTCCTGCAAGGAAGTGGCGAGTTACGCAAGGTCGCCTTCCATATCCACGCCCGTATCCATGTGCAGAACCCGGAAGCGAAATGCGTGGTGCATGTCCACCCACGCTGGCTGACGGCGCTTTCGCTGTTGCGGGATGCGGAGCTGCATCTTTCCCACCACAACAACCTGCTGCTGAACGACCGCGTGGTCTACGACCACGAAGGCGACGAGCCGGTGCATCAGAACGAGGAAGGAGACCGGATCGCGCGGCTGATGTGTAACAAATCCGTGATGGTCATGCGTGGGCATGGCGTGACCGTGGTGGGCCCGACGGTGCACGACGCCTTCGACGAATGCTTCATCGCCGAGCGTACGGCGATGTATCAGATGACCGCCATGTCCACCGGCCTGCCGATGCATACCCTGCCTGACCGCCTGCGTCGTAATTGGCATGGTGCCTGGGGCGACAAGATCGATGCCCGGCTGCACCTGAATGCCTGGCGCCGGGTCCTGGACCGCGAGGAACCCGATTACGCAACATGA
- a CDS encoding mandelate racemase/muconate lactonizing enzyme family protein — protein sequence MRITDVREITQPISSPIRNAYIDFTKMTVSLVAVVTDVVRDGRPVVGYGFNSNGRYGQGGLIRERFRDRILEADPQSLLDPARDNIDPARVWAAMMRNEKPGGHGERSVAVGTIDMAVWDAVAKIERKPLFRLLAERHGLEANPRVFVYAAGGYYYPGKDNSALRAEMRSYLDRGYNVVKMKIGGADIAEDRARIEAVLAEIGGDAQLAVDANGRFDLETAIAYAKMLRDYPLFWYEEAGDPLDYALQASLAEFYPAPMATGENLFSHQDARNLLRYGGMRPDRDWLQFDCALSYGLVEYLRTLDVLRQAGWSPSRCIPHGGHQMSLNIAAGLGLGGNESYPDLFQPYGGFPDGVRVEQGHITMPELPGIGFEGKSDLIRVMRDLAA from the coding sequence ATGCGCATCACCGATGTCCGCGAGATCACCCAGCCGATCTCGTCGCCCATCCGCAACGCCTATATCGACTTCACCAAGATGACCGTCAGCCTGGTGGCGGTGGTGACGGATGTGGTGCGGGATGGCCGGCCGGTGGTGGGCTATGGCTTCAACTCCAATGGCCGCTACGGCCAGGGCGGGCTGATCCGCGAGCGCTTCCGCGACCGCATCCTGGAAGCCGACCCGCAGAGCCTGCTGGATCCGGCGCGGGACAATATCGACCCAGCCCGCGTCTGGGCGGCTATGATGAGGAACGAGAAGCCCGGCGGGCATGGGGAGCGCTCGGTCGCCGTGGGGACCATCGACATGGCGGTCTGGGATGCCGTGGCCAAGATCGAGCGGAAGCCGCTCTTCCGCCTGCTGGCCGAGCGGCACGGGCTGGAGGCCAATCCGCGAGTCTTCGTCTATGCCGCCGGCGGTTACTACTACCCGGGCAAGGACAACTCCGCGCTACGGGCGGAAATGCGAAGCTACCTCGACCGTGGCTACAACGTGGTGAAGATGAAGATCGGCGGTGCCGACATCGCCGAGGACCGGGCGCGGATCGAGGCGGTGCTGGCCGAGATCGGCGGCGATGCCCAGCTGGCCGTCGATGCGAATGGCCGCTTCGACCTGGAGACCGCCATCGCCTATGCCAAGATGCTGCGGGACTATCCGCTCTTCTGGTACGAGGAGGCCGGCGACCCGCTGGACTACGCCTTGCAGGCCTCGCTGGCGGAGTTCTACCCGGCTCCGATGGCGACCGGCGAGAACCTCTTCTCCCACCAGGATGCGCGTAACCTCCTGCGCTATGGCGGGATGCGGCCGGATAGGGATTGGCTGCAATTCGACTGCGCGCTCTCCTATGGGCTCGTCGAGTATCTCCGCACGCTGGACGTGCTGCGGCAGGCGGGCTGGTCGCCCTCACGCTGCATCCCGCATGGCGGGCACCAGATGTCGCTGAACATCGCCGCGGGTCTCGGCCTCGGCGGCAATGAGAGCTATCCCGACCTCTTCCAGCCCTATGGCGGCTTCCCCGACGGGGTGAGGGTGGAGCAGGGGCATATCACCATGCCCGAGCTGCCGGGCATCGGCTTCGAGGGCAAGTCCGACCTGATCCGCGTCATGCGAGATCTGGCTGCCTGA
- a CDS encoding LysR family transcriptional regulator, which yields MELTWLEDFLALAAFRNFSRAAEARNVTQPAFSRRIRALEAWIGTPLVVRAPQGVALNAAGEYLLAHAEALVRDIHLARRGALRAAGRAQAALSIAATHALSFTFFPGWVRAVAPLEAMGALNLVSDSMAACEKLLLGGEVDLLLCHMHPALETPLASGAFRSLAVGRDDLVPVSAPDEVGNARWTLPGGAATATRLLAYSEASGLGRILAAAWPAVRSADPVFTAPLAAALRTMASQGHGLAWLPRSLVAEDLAEGRLVEAGAGQAIPVEIRLFRPRHRQSAGVEAFWAAALAQAPGPAA from the coding sequence ATGGAGCTGACCTGGCTGGAAGACTTCCTGGCCCTAGCCGCGTTCCGCAACTTCTCGCGGGCGGCGGAGGCGCGGAACGTGACGCAGCCCGCCTTTAGCCGGCGCATCCGTGCGCTGGAGGCTTGGATCGGCACGCCGCTGGTGGTGCGGGCGCCGCAGGGCGTGGCGCTGAACGCGGCAGGCGAATACCTGCTGGCGCATGCCGAGGCGCTGGTGCGCGACATCCATCTGGCGCGGCGCGGCGCCCTGCGCGCGGCGGGGCGGGCGCAGGCGGCGCTGTCCATCGCCGCCACCCATGCGCTGTCCTTCACCTTCTTTCCCGGCTGGGTGCGCGCCGTGGCGCCGCTGGAGGCGATGGGCGCGCTCAACCTCGTCTCCGACAGCATGGCGGCCTGCGAGAAGCTGCTGCTGGGTGGCGAGGTGGACCTGCTGCTCTGCCACATGCATCCGGCCCTGGAGACGCCCCTGGCCTCCGGCGCTTTCCGCAGCCTTGCGGTAGGGCGGGATGATCTGGTGCCGGTCTCCGCGCCGGACGAGGTGGGGAATGCACGCTGGACCCTGCCGGGCGGGGCCGCCACCGCCACGCGGCTGCTGGCCTATAGCGAGGCATCGGGGCTGGGGCGCATCCTGGCGGCTGCCTGGCCGGCGGTACGGTCGGCCGACCCGGTCTTCACCGCGCCGCTGGCGGCGGCGCTGCGGACCATGGCCAGCCAGGGGCATGGGCTGGCCTGGCTGCCGCGCAGCCTGGTGGCGGAGGATCTGGCGGAAGGCCGGCTGGTGGAGGCCGGCGCCGGGCAGGCCATCCCGGTCGAGATCCGGCTATTCCGGCCTCGACACCGGCAATCCGCTGGTGTCGAGGCCTTTTGGGCCGCCGCCCTGGCGCAGGCGCCAGGGCCGGCGGCCTGA
- a CDS encoding acyl-CoA dehydrogenase family protein has product MPFTATPLLPGDLLDSARKFAIAADARTAELAGVRERDAHVAQLWQQATELGWPAIAVPEDQGGVGGGLADLAALVEGAAGAALPLPLIPACAVAPALLEAAGEAGHESLTGIAEGSLRVVPVLSEDAPGLRAVREGDSWRLSGQISGAPRLPGLTHLLVACAAENGTALLLLPADAPGLMLRQHERLDGQPSLDATCEGAPATLLAQGEAVDAALARARDAAAFLISVEAVAAMGAALEQTIGYLNTRVQFAQPLSAFQALRHRTVDLYVQMETARALVRHLLEQVEAGTPWSGREVSLSKLQIGLIARAFAKEAIHLHGGMGMTEELGAVRLAKRLLLVEFEYGDSAARAEALLAA; this is encoded by the coding sequence ATGCCCTTCACGGCCACCCCGCTGCTGCCGGGCGACCTGCTCGACTCCGCCCGCAAATTCGCCATCGCCGCCGATGCCCGCACCGCCGAACTGGCCGGGGTGCGGGAGCGTGACGCGCATGTCGCCCAGCTCTGGCAGCAGGCCACAGAGCTGGGCTGGCCCGCCATCGCCGTGCCCGAGGACCAGGGCGGCGTCGGCGGCGGCCTCGCCGATCTCGCCGCGCTGGTCGAAGGCGCGGCGGGCGCGGCGCTGCCCCTGCCGCTGATTCCAGCCTGCGCCGTCGCGCCGGCCCTGCTGGAAGCGGCGGGCGAGGCGGGCCATGAAAGCCTGACCGGCATCGCCGAGGGCAGTCTGCGCGTGGTGCCCGTGCTGTCGGAGGATGCCCCCGGCCTGCGCGCGGTGCGGGAGGGCGATTCCTGGCGCCTTTCCGGCCAGATCTCCGGTGCGCCGCGCCTGCCGGGCCTGACGCATCTGCTGGTGGCCTGCGCGGCCGAGAACGGCACCGCCCTGCTGCTGCTGCCCGCCGATGCGCCCGGCCTGATGCTGCGCCAGCATGAACGGCTGGATGGCCAGCCCAGCCTGGATGCCACCTGCGAGGGCGCGCCCGCCACGCTGCTGGCACAAGGCGAGGCCGTGGATGCCGCGCTGGCCCGCGCGCGCGATGCCGCCGCCTTCCTGATCTCCGTCGAGGCCGTGGCCGCCATGGGCGCGGCGCTGGAGCAGACCATCGGCTACCTGAACACGCGCGTGCAGTTCGCCCAGCCGCTCTCCGCCTTCCAGGCGCTGCGCCACCGCACCGTCGACCTCTACGTGCAGATGGAGACGGCGCGTGCCCTGGTGCGCCACCTGCTGGAGCAGGTCGAGGCCGGCACGCCCTGGTCGGGGCGGGAAGTCTCGCTGAGCAAGTTGCAGATCGGCCTCATCGCCCGCGCTTTCGCCAAGGAGGCCATCCATCTGCATGGCGGCATGGGCATGACGGAGGAGCTGGGCGCCGTGCGCCTGGCCAAGCGGCTGCTGCTCGTGGAGTTCGAATACGGCGACAGCGCCGCCCGCGCCGAGGCCCTGCTGGCCGCCTGA
- a CDS encoding acyl-CoA dehydrogenase family protein → MDDEAFRAEVREFCLTRCPPEIRALMARGGKLGRKEWSTWQRILFERGWGAPNWPVEYGGTGWTMRQRHIFDEVLAECDCPPQYHHGLRHLAPVLIAYGSEEQKAKYLPGILDGSVWWCQGYSEPDAGSDLASLKTRAVRDGDDYIVDGTKIWTSHAQEADMMYTLVRTSQEPKKQQGISLLLIPLDSPGISITPIRTIDNWHHVNQVFLDGVRVPVSARVGEEGQGWGYGKFLLQHERLGVANTEPVVRLLARTRKLVEEMPATDPRRAELRQRLLRAEAEVMAMRDLGRRALEDIMHGRPLGNVSSVMKLIGSNLMQALEEIALDATGRRLAFGFRDLEAEGGKSARPGIEWLQNFLYGRARTIYGGSNEVQKNLLARTLFGN, encoded by the coding sequence TGCCCGCCGGAGATCCGCGCGCTGATGGCGCGCGGCGGCAAGCTCGGCCGCAAGGAATGGAGCACCTGGCAGCGTATCCTCTTCGAGCGCGGCTGGGGCGCGCCGAACTGGCCGGTGGAATATGGCGGCACCGGCTGGACCATGCGCCAGCGCCATATCTTCGATGAGGTGCTGGCCGAGTGCGACTGCCCGCCGCAGTATCACCACGGGCTGCGCCACCTGGCCCCCGTGCTGATCGCCTACGGGTCGGAGGAGCAGAAGGCGAAATATCTGCCGGGCATCCTGGATGGCAGCGTCTGGTGGTGCCAGGGCTATTCGGAGCCCGATGCCGGCTCCGACCTCGCCTCCCTCAAGACCCGCGCGGTCCGGGACGGCGACGACTACATCGTGGATGGCACCAAGATCTGGACCAGCCACGCGCAGGAAGCGGACATGATGTATACGCTCGTCCGCACCTCGCAGGAGCCGAAGAAGCAGCAGGGCATCTCGCTGCTGCTCATCCCGCTGGACAGCCCGGGCATCAGCATCACGCCCATCCGCACCATCGACAACTGGCACCATGTCAACCAGGTCTTCCTGGACGGCGTGCGCGTGCCTGTCTCCGCCCGCGTGGGCGAGGAAGGGCAGGGCTGGGGCTACGGCAAGTTCCTGCTGCAGCATGAGCGCCTGGGCGTCGCCAATACCGAGCCGGTGGTGCGCCTGCTGGCCCGCACCCGCAAGCTGGTGGAGGAGATGCCGGCCACCGACCCGCGCCGGGCGGAGCTGCGTCAGCGCCTGCTGCGCGCCGAGGCCGAGGTGATGGCCATGCGCGACCTGGGCCGCCGCGCGCTGGAGGACATCATGCATGGCCGCCCGCTGGGCAATGTCTCCTCCGTCATGAAGCTCATCGGCTCCAACCTCATGCAGGCGCTGGAGGAAATCGCGCTGGACGCCACCGGGCGCCGGCTGGCCTTCGGCTTCCGCGATCTCGAGGCCGAGGGCGGCAAGAGCGCCCGGCCCGGCATCGAGTGGCTGCAGAATTTCCTCTACGGCCGTGCGCGCACCATCTATGGCGGCAGCAACGAGGTTCAGAAGAACCTGCTGGCCCGCACCCTGTTCGGGAACTGA